In Acidobacteriota bacterium, a genomic segment contains:
- a CDS encoding CRTAC1 family protein encodes MLHVRTLFFLAALGTAAPFFAAAGSAKAVFQEGAAEAGLEFRLISGTPEKKYIVEANSAGVCLFDFDDDGLLDIFLVNGGRLEAFRKAEPSGLSHALYRNLGARRFRDVTAQAGVAGNGAWGMGCSVGDADNDGRLDLYVTAYGSNMLFRNLGDGTFRDVTQDSGSDDRRWSTGSAWADFDGDGDLDLFVANYIELDRDNLPQPGDPRYGSMGGGQLGCQYLGLKVMCGPRGLRGAGDSFFVNQGDGTFRERSRELGLHDPQGYYGLGVLWSDFDLDGDLDLYVANDSTPNQLYLNQGEGKLVETGLLSGAAFGEQGQEQAGMGVAAADYRNSGLFSLYVTNFSEEYNTLYRNDEQGNFTDITSSSGLLVPSLPYVGWGTVFFDYDNDGRVDLFVANGHVFPQIDKAQSSSSAGYAQRNLLFRNLGEGRFEEVGLEAGLTQELVSRGAAAGDLDNDGALDLVVNNLDAGPSLLWNSRASGGHYLSLKLKSRTVPSAIGARVRLRTDQGWQMQEVRSGGSYLSQNDLRLHFGLGSATLVSRLEIRWPDGKQTVLTDVAVDQRLEVHQE; translated from the coding sequence ATGCTTCACGTCAGGACGCTTTTTTTCCTCGCTGCGCTGGGCACGGCAGCCCCGTTCTTTGCAGCCGCCGGCTCTGCCAAAGCGGTCTTTCAAGAGGGGGCGGCTGAAGCGGGGCTTGAGTTTCGCCTCATCAGCGGCACTCCCGAAAAAAAGTACATCGTAGAGGCCAATTCGGCAGGGGTGTGTCTCTTCGACTTCGACGACGACGGCCTGCTCGACATCTTTCTGGTCAACGGCGGGCGCCTGGAAGCCTTCCGCAAGGCTGAGCCTTCCGGCCTCAGTCACGCCCTTTACCGCAACCTGGGCGCACGGCGCTTTCGCGACGTGACAGCCCAAGCGGGAGTGGCCGGGAACGGCGCTTGGGGCATGGGATGCTCGGTGGGCGACGCCGACAACGACGGGCGGCTCGACCTCTACGTCACCGCCTACGGCTCCAACATGCTTTTCCGAAACCTGGGGGACGGCACCTTTCGCGACGTCACCCAGGACTCGGGAAGCGACGATCGGCGTTGGTCGACCGGTTCGGCCTGGGCCGACTTTGACGGGGACGGCGATCTCGACCTCTTCGTGGCCAACTACATCGAGTTGGACCGCGACAACCTGCCCCAGCCCGGCGATCCCCGCTACGGTTCCATGGGAGGCGGTCAGTTGGGCTGCCAGTACCTGGGTCTGAAGGTGATGTGCGGTCCGCGGGGACTGCGGGGAGCCGGCGATTCCTTTTTCGTCAATCAGGGCGACGGAACCTTCCGCGAGCGCTCGCGCGAGTTGGGCCTGCATGACCCCCAGGGCTACTACGGACTGGGCGTCCTGTGGAGCGATTTCGACCTGGACGGAGACCTCGATCTCTACGTGGCCAACGACTCCACGCCCAACCAGCTTTACCTCAACCAGGGCGAGGGGAAGCTGGTCGAGACGGGACTGCTGTCGGGCGCGGCCTTCGGAGAGCAGGGGCAGGAGCAGGCGGGCATGGGAGTGGCCGCCGCCGACTACCGCAACTCGGGACTCTTTTCTCTTTACGTGACCAATTTCTCCGAGGAATACAACACCCTCTACCGCAACGACGAGCAGGGCAACTTCACCGACATCACCTCCTCCTCGGGATTGCTGGTGCCGTCCCTGCCCTACGTGGGATGGGGAACCGTCTTCTTCGACTACGACAACGACGGGCGGGTGGACCTTTTCGTCGCTAACGGGCACGTGTTTCCCCAGATCGATAAGGCCCAGTCTTCCTCCAGCGCGGGGTACGCCCAGCGCAACCTGCTCTTCCGCAACCTGGGAGAGGGACGCTTTGAAGAAGTCGGACTGGAGGCCGGCTTGACCCAGGAACTGGTGAGCCGGGGAGCGGCGGCGGGCGATCTGGACAACGACGGCGCCCTCGACCTGGTGGTCAACAACCTCGACGCAGGACCTTCGCTGCTCTGGAACTCGAGGGCTTCCGGCGGCCATTACCTCAGCCTCAAGCTCAAGTCCAGGACCGTCCCCAGCGCCATCGGGGCGCGCGTCCGCTTGCGGACCGATCAAGGATGGCAGATGCAGGAGGTGCGCAGCGGGGGGAGCTATCTGTCCCAGAACGACTTGCGCCTGCACTTCGGACTGGGATCCGCCACCCTGGTTTCGCGCCTCGAGATCCGCTGGCCGGACGGCAAGCAGACGGTGTTGACCGACGTGGCTGTTGATCAGAGGCTGGAAGTCCATCAGGAATAG
- a CDS encoding APC family permease gives MNDEQTRPTENDDGLIRGLGLKEATSANIVEMLGIGPFITIPFLLAAMGGPHAMLGWAAGAVLAICDGLVWAELGAAMPGAGGSYIYLREAYNPKKAGQMMSFLFVWMIFFTAPLSVATGAVGFAEYSRFFFPEMSELGTKMIAVALCAGVTFALYRGIRTIGKVSFLLMIIVVGSILWVIVSGWPVMSTELLFDIPPDAFSFSWGFFNGLGGAALIAIYGYGGYNNVCFLGGEVQRPSRNIPLAVIVSILVVATLYVLLNISLIGVVPWQEAIATKHIVSDYMQIIYGDWAAQLITVLILGASFASIFALLLGYSRIPYAAAKDGRFFSVFAKLHPVKRFPHVSLLVLGGFSVFWCFLELSEIIESLMSIQTLILFLSQILAVTLVRRNRPDIKRPFKMWLYPIPSIVAATLWLLVVFSTGTRTVVLAFGVLAGGVGIYMLWAYYADAWPFQNDGDQGTPGT, from the coding sequence ATGAACGACGAACAGACACGGCCCACTGAGAACGACGACGGACTGATACGCGGATTGGGACTCAAGGAGGCAACTTCGGCCAACATCGTCGAGATGCTGGGCATCGGTCCCTTCATCACCATTCCCTTCCTGCTGGCGGCCATGGGCGGTCCCCATGCCATGCTGGGATGGGCCGCCGGGGCCGTGCTGGCCATTTGCGACGGTCTGGTGTGGGCCGAACTGGGCGCCGCCATGCCCGGCGCCGGAGGCTCCTACATCTACCTGCGCGAAGCCTACAACCCCAAGAAGGCGGGCCAGATGATGTCGTTCCTCTTCGTCTGGATGATCTTCTTCACGGCGCCCCTCTCGGTGGCTACGGGAGCCGTGGGCTTCGCCGAATACTCGCGCTTCTTCTTTCCCGAAATGTCCGAGCTGGGCACCAAGATGATCGCCGTGGCCCTGTGCGCGGGCGTCACCTTCGCCCTCTACCGGGGAATCCGCACCATCGGCAAAGTGTCGTTCCTGCTCATGATCATCGTGGTGGGCAGCATCCTCTGGGTTATCGTCTCGGGCTGGCCGGTGATGAGTACCGAGTTGCTCTTCGACATCCCTCCCGACGCCTTCAGCTTCTCCTGGGGATTCTTCAACGGACTGGGGGGGGCGGCCCTGATCGCCATTTACGGCTACGGCGGCTACAACAACGTCTGCTTTCTGGGAGGCGAGGTGCAGCGCCCCAGCCGCAACATTCCCCTGGCCGTCATCGTCTCCATCCTGGTCGTCGCCACCCTTTACGTGCTCCTCAACATCTCGCTCATCGGAGTGGTGCCCTGGCAGGAGGCCATTGCAACCAAGCACATCGTCTCCGACTACATGCAGATCATCTACGGCGACTGGGCCGCCCAACTCATCACGGTGCTCATCCTGGGCGCTTCGTTCGCCTCCATCTTCGCCCTTCTGCTGGGCTACTCGCGCATCCCCTATGCCGCCGCCAAGGACGGGCGCTTCTTTTCGGTCTTCGCCAAGCTGCATCCCGTCAAGCGTTTCCCCCATGTCTCGCTGCTGGTGCTGGGAGGATTCTCGGTCTTCTGGTGCTTCCTGGAACTGAGCGAAATCATCGAGAGCCTGATGAGCATCCAGACGCTCATCCTCTTCCTCAGCCAGATCCTGGCCGTGACCCTGGTGCGGCGCAACCGCCCCGACATCAAGCGTCCCTTCAAGATGTGGCTTTACCCGATTCCCAGCATCGTGGCCGCCACCCTGTGGCTGCTGGTGGTGTTCTCGACGGGGACCAGGACGGTTGTGCTGGCTTTCGGGGTACTGGCTGGAGGCGTGGGAATCTACATGCTGTGGGCGTACTATGCCGACGCCTGGCCCTTCCAGAACGATGGAGACCAAGGGACGCCGGGAACTTGA